In the genome of Diachasmimorpha longicaudata isolate KC_UGA_2023 chromosome 19, iyDiaLong2, whole genome shotgun sequence, one region contains:
- the Ndae1 gene encoding sodium bicarbonate cotransporter 3 isoform X10 translates to MSDNDSSPCKHYYPLLCSRPWMQPGGGGGGGHGKAINPGDDEAPKDPGARITHQSFSEKDYEGHRAHTVYVGVHLPGEKRHRRHHKHHHPRQPDSKEESENERPRPLMMARRGSRLASICDPDGETIFTPPAQRVQFILGEEVGDDAHESHPLFSEMEELVKDGDEMEWKETARWIKFEEDVEEGGNRWSKPHVATLSLHSLFELRSLLLNGTVMLDMEASSLEQIADLVLDNMISKGVLPIDTREKVREALLVRHRHQHERRKDTNMSRLPIIRSLADIGRNHSSSKNCDFTCGMRGLLRSDLQARPSDAYSPAVPRSTSCPNPNTALISKDSKDLKGPYLLVPAEFNIPHVVGFTAWIAMCRLKVEESNSAPAIASHGGTGISAGSRFLAIPGQEPTIDRSPSSISISRNHSSGGLDNGDGNHKVNTHFMRKIPAGAEASNILVGEVDFLEKTLPAFIRLSQANMMGDLTEVPVPTRFIFILLGPMGGISGFHEIGRAMATLMSDEVFHDVAYKAKNRNHLLAGIDEFLDAVTVLPPGEWDPTIRIEPPAAIPSQDTRKRPKEEKPKEEVDEEADEQKLREESGLSRTGRLFGGLINDIKRKAPFYFSDFKDAMALQCIASFIFLYFACLSPIITFGGLLSEATGKNMAAMESLVSGFVCGVGYGFFSGQPLTILGSTGPVLVFETIVFEFCKKTAWNYMSFRFWIGSWIAGILIVLVAIDASAFVCYITRFTEENFATLIAFIFIYKAVENVFAIGKKYPLDTHGHELLDINCMCKPPNSSLTLPGSYSSVNWTSLDKVSCQNLNGTLTGEGCLTPDYVPDVFLMSIILFMGTFLLSVELKDFKNALFFPSKVRQIVSDFAVIIAIFSMSILDYYTGIATPKLEVPSEFKPTLEGRGWIIWPFQENPWWSAIVACLPALLGTILIFMDQQITAVIVNRKENKLKKGCGYHLDLFVLAILIEICSVMGLPWFVAATVLSINHVNSLKLESECAAPGEKPQFLGVREQRVTHILIFLMIGCSVLLTPMLSHIPMPVLFGVFLYMGVASLKGLQFFDRILIMLMPVKYQPDYMFLRQVPLKRVHMFTLIQITCLACLWTIKSFSSTSILFPLMLVVMIGIRKSLDLLFTRRELKILDDVMPESTKKHADDLRQLESGEEQQETSDYGDTSNLQISLANGNVMKIPLTSINISEEVNKSGIWKQVNDVNSTEKKQPKMINLGKQKKPFKREGSPVDETTRLTTMTEEDEDDCGISIKVDLIRAKEPGSFKPNGTTSAETSV, encoded by the exons atgagtgaCAACGATAGTAGTCCATGCAA GCATTACTATCCCCTTCTTTGTTCAAGACCGTGGATGCAGCCCGGGGGTGGAGGTGGCGGTGGCCACGGAAAAGCCATCAATCCCGGGGATGATGAAGCGCCCAAGGACCCGGGTGCACGCATCACACATCAGTCCTTCTCGGAGAAGGATTACGAAG GACACAGGGCGCACACTGTCTATGTGGGTGTTCATCTCCCAGGTGAAAAACGACATCGTCGGCATCACAAACACCACCACCCACGTCAACCCGATAGCAAAGAGGAATCCGAGAATGAGCGACCCA GGCCATTGATGATGGCGAGAAGGGGTAGTCGACTAGCTAGCATCTGTGACCCCGATGGCGAGACTATAT TCACTCCACCGGCACAAAGGGTGCAATTTATCCTGGGTGAAGAGGTTGGAGATGATGCCCACGAGTCTCATCCCCTTTTCTCGGAAATGGAGGAGCTCGTCAAGGATGGAGACGAGATGGAGTGGAAGGAAACAGCCCG TTGGATAAAGTTCGAGGAGGACGTTGAAGAGGGTGGAAACCGCTGGAGCAAACCGCACGTTGCAACGTTATCACTCCACTCGTTATTCGAGCTGAGAAGTCTTCTGCTCAATGGGACAGTTATGCTCGACATGGAGGCGAGCAGTCTCGAGCAAATTGCCGATCTAGTTCTCGATAACATGATCAGCAAGGGTGTTCTCCCAATCGATACTCGCGAGAAG GTGAGGGAGGCACTGCTGGTGCGACATCGGCATCAGCACGAGCGCCGGAAGGATACCAACATGTCGCGTTTGCCCATCATCAGGTCATTAGCGGACATCGGAAGAAATCACTCGTCTTCGAAGA atTGTGACTTTACATGTGGTATGCGTGGCTTGTTGAGATCAGATTTACAGGCACGTCCCAGTGATGCATATTCACCAGCTGTGCCACGCAGTACAAGCTGTCCAAATCCAAATACAGCACTTATATCGAAAGACTCGAAAGACCTAAAAGGGCCGTATCTCCTTGTACCAG CTGAATTCAACATACCTCATGTAGTAGGATTCACCGCGTGGATCGCAATGTGTCGTCTGAAAG TGGAGGAATCAAACTCTGCACCGGCAATAGCAAGTCATGGTGGCACAGGAATAAGTGCCGGCAGCCGATTTCTTGCCATACCTG GTCAAGAGCCAACGATAGATCGAAGTCCCAGCAGCATATCGATAAGCAGAAATCACAGTTCCGGAGGTTTAGACAACGGGGACGGTAATCACAAG GTAAATACCCATTTTATGCGGAAGATCCCGGCAGGTGCCGAAGCAAGTAATATTCTAGTCGGGGAAGTTGATTTCCTGGAGAAAACACTACCGGCTTTTATCCGCCTCAGCCAGGCCAATATGATGGGAGATTTAACGGAAGTACCAGTGCCCACGAgattcattttcattcttctCGGGCCGATG GGTGGGATTTCCGGTTTTCATGAGATCGGAAGGGCCATGGCGACCCTCATGTCCGACGAGGTCTTCCACGATGTCGCCTACAAAGCGAAGAATAGAAATCATTTATTGGCGGGGATCGACGAATTTTTGGATGCCGTCACTGTCCTGCCACCTGGGGAGTGGGACCCGACGATAAGAATAGAACCACCTGCAGCTATTCCCTCGCAG GACACGAGAAAAAGACCGAAAGAAGAGAAACCTAAAGAGGAGGTGGACGAAGAGGCTGACGAACAAAAGCTCCGGGAGGAGTCGGGATTATCGAGAACGGGGAGATTATTCGGTGGGCTCATCAACGATATTAAGAGAAAAGCTCCGTTCTACTTTTCCGATTTCAAGGATGCAATGGCCCTTCAGTGCATCGCATCCTTTATTTTTCTGTACTTCGCTTGTCTCTCGCCCATAATCACCTTTGGAGGTCTCCTCAGTGAAGCTACCGGTAAGAACATGGCGGCCATGGAATCTCTAGTGTCTGGTTTCGTCTGTGGAGTGGGTTACGGTTTTTTCTCCGGTCAACCACTCACTATTCTTGGTTCAACGGGGCCTGTCCTCGTCTTCGAGACGATAGTCTTCGAATTTTGCAA AAAAACCGCCTGGAACTACATGTCCTTCCGGTTCTGGATCGGCTCCTGGATCGCTGGTATTCTCATAGTGCTCGTGGCCATCGATGCCAGCGCTTTCGTGTGCTACATAACGAGATTCACCGAAGAGAATTTTGCTACTTTAATAGCCTTCATCTTCATCTACAAAGCAGTGGAGAACGTCTTCGCTATTGGGAAGAAGTATCCCCTGGATACCCATGGACATGAACTCCTGGACATTAATTGCATGTGCAAACCGCCTAATAGTTCATTAACATTGCCGGGGAGCTACAGCAGTGTTAATTGGACTTCTCTGGACAAAGTTTCCTGTCAG AATTTGAACGGTACCTTAACAGGGGAGGGATGCTTAACGCCTGATTACGTGCCCGATGTGTTCCTGATGTCAATTATACTTTTCATGGGGACATTTTTGCTGTCAGTCGAACTCAAGGACTTCAAAAATGCCCTTTTCTTCCCATCAaag GTGAGACAAATCGTAAGTGACTTCGCAGTGATAATcgcgatattttcaatgtcaatACTCGATTACTACACGGGAATCGCAACTCCAAAGCTCGAAGTGCCGAGTGAATTCAAGCCAACCCTCGAGGGACGGGGTTGGATAATCTGGCCGTTCCAGGAAAATCCTTGGTGGAGTGCCATTGTCGCGTGCTTACCCGCACTACTGggaacaattttaattttcatggatCAACAGATAACTGCGGTTATCGTCAAccgaaaagaaaataaactgAAG AAAGGCTGTGGCTATCACCTCGATCTTTTCGTCCTGGCGATACTGATTGAAATCTGCTCAGTAATGGGATTACCCTGGTTCGTAGCAGCCACCGTCCTGTCAATAAATCACGTTAATTCGCTCAAACTCGAGTCCGAGTGTGCAGCACCTGGTGAAAAGCCCCaatttctgggggtccgggaacagCGTGTCACCCACATATTGATATTCCTCATGATTGGTTGCTCTGTTTTACTCACACCGATGCTCAGCCACATTCCAATGCCAGTACTATTTGGGGTATTTCTGTACATGGGCGTTGCGTCACTCAAGGGCCTCCAATTCTTCGATAGAATACTCATCATGCTCATGCCTGTCAAATATCAACCTGACTACATGTTCCTACGTCAG GTCCCCCTGAAGCGAGTTCACATGTTCACGTTAATTCAGATAACTTGTCTTGCCTGTCTCTGGACGATAAAATCGTTTAGCAGCACCTCAATCTTATTCCCGTTAATG TTGGTGGTAATGATTGGTATTCGTAAATCATTGGATCTACTTTTCACTCGTCGTGAGCTGAAGATTCTCGATGATGTTATGCCAGAGTCAACCAAGAAGCACGCCGATGATCTGCGTCAGTTGGAGAGCGGCGAG
- the Ndae1 gene encoding electroneutral sodium bicarbonate exchanger 1 isoform X3 — translation MSDNDSSPCKPWMQPGGGGGGGHGKAINPGDDEAPKDPGARITHQSFSEKDYEGHRAHTVYVGVHLPGEKRHRRHHKHHHPRQPDSKEESENERPRPLMMARRGSRLASICDPDGETIFTPPAQRVQFILGEEVGDDAHESHPLFSEMEELVKDGDEMEWKETARWIKFEEDVEEGGNRWSKPHVATLSLHSLFELRSLLLNGTVMLDMEASSLEQIADLVLDNMISKGVLPIDTREKVREALLVRHRHQHERRKDTNMSRLPIIRSLADIGRNHSSSKNCDFTCGMRGLLRSDLQARPSDAYSPAVPRSTSCPNPNTALISKDSKDLKGPYLLVPGQEPTIDRSPSSISISRNHSSGGLDNGDGNHKVNTHFMRKIPAGAEASNILVGEVDFLEKTLPAFIRLSQANMMGDLTEVPVPTRFIFILLGPMGGISGFHEIGRAMATLMSDEVFHDVAYKAKNRNHLLAGIDEFLDAVTVLPPGEWDPTIRIEPPAAIPSQDTRKRPKEEKPKEEVDEEADEQKLREESGLSRTGRLFGGLINDIKRKAPFYFSDFKDAMALQCIASFIFLYFACLSPIITFGGLLSEATGKNMAAMESLVSGFVCGVGYGFFSGQPLTILGSTGPVLVFETIVFEFCKKTAWNYMSFRFWIGSWIAGILIVLVAIDASAFVCYITRFTEENFATLIAFIFIYKAVENVFAIGKKYPLDTHGHELLDINCMCKPPNSSLTLPGSYSSVNWTSLDKVSCQNLNGTLTGEGCLTPDYVPDVFLMSIILFMGTFLLSVELKDFKNALFFPSKVRQIVSDFAVIIAIFSMSILDYYTGIATPKLEVPSEFKPTLEGRGWIIWPFQENPWWSAIVACLPALLGTILIFMDQQITAVIVNRKENKLKKGCGYHLDLFVLAILIEICSVMGLPWFVAATVLSINHVNSLKLESECAAPGEKPQFLGVREQRVTHILIFLMIGCSVLLTPMLSHIPMPVLFGVFLYMGVASLKGLQFFDRILIMLMPVKYQPDYMFLRQVPLKRVHMFTLIQITCLACLWTIKSFSSTSILFPLMLVVMIGIRKSLDLLFTRRELKILDDVMPESTKKHADDLRQLESGEEQQETSDYGDTSNLQISLANGNVMKIPLTSINISEEVNKSGIWKQVNDVNSTEKKQPKMINLGKQKKPFKREGSPVDETTRLTTMTEEDEDDCGISIKVDLIRAKEPGSFKPNGTTSAETSV, via the exons atgagtgaCAACGATAGTAGTCCATGCAA ACCGTGGATGCAGCCCGGGGGTGGAGGTGGCGGTGGCCACGGAAAAGCCATCAATCCCGGGGATGATGAAGCGCCCAAGGACCCGGGTGCACGCATCACACATCAGTCCTTCTCGGAGAAGGATTACGAAG GACACAGGGCGCACACTGTCTATGTGGGTGTTCATCTCCCAGGTGAAAAACGACATCGTCGGCATCACAAACACCACCACCCACGTCAACCCGATAGCAAAGAGGAATCCGAGAATGAGCGACCCA GGCCATTGATGATGGCGAGAAGGGGTAGTCGACTAGCTAGCATCTGTGACCCCGATGGCGAGACTATAT TCACTCCACCGGCACAAAGGGTGCAATTTATCCTGGGTGAAGAGGTTGGAGATGATGCCCACGAGTCTCATCCCCTTTTCTCGGAAATGGAGGAGCTCGTCAAGGATGGAGACGAGATGGAGTGGAAGGAAACAGCCCG TTGGATAAAGTTCGAGGAGGACGTTGAAGAGGGTGGAAACCGCTGGAGCAAACCGCACGTTGCAACGTTATCACTCCACTCGTTATTCGAGCTGAGAAGTCTTCTGCTCAATGGGACAGTTATGCTCGACATGGAGGCGAGCAGTCTCGAGCAAATTGCCGATCTAGTTCTCGATAACATGATCAGCAAGGGTGTTCTCCCAATCGATACTCGCGAGAAG GTGAGGGAGGCACTGCTGGTGCGACATCGGCATCAGCACGAGCGCCGGAAGGATACCAACATGTCGCGTTTGCCCATCATCAGGTCATTAGCGGACATCGGAAGAAATCACTCGTCTTCGAAGA atTGTGACTTTACATGTGGTATGCGTGGCTTGTTGAGATCAGATTTACAGGCACGTCCCAGTGATGCATATTCACCAGCTGTGCCACGCAGTACAAGCTGTCCAAATCCAAATACAGCACTTATATCGAAAGACTCGAAAGACCTAAAAGGGCCGTATCTCCTTGTACCAG GTCAAGAGCCAACGATAGATCGAAGTCCCAGCAGCATATCGATAAGCAGAAATCACAGTTCCGGAGGTTTAGACAACGGGGACGGTAATCACAAG GTAAATACCCATTTTATGCGGAAGATCCCGGCAGGTGCCGAAGCAAGTAATATTCTAGTCGGGGAAGTTGATTTCCTGGAGAAAACACTACCGGCTTTTATCCGCCTCAGCCAGGCCAATATGATGGGAGATTTAACGGAAGTACCAGTGCCCACGAgattcattttcattcttctCGGGCCGATG GGTGGGATTTCCGGTTTTCATGAGATCGGAAGGGCCATGGCGACCCTCATGTCCGACGAGGTCTTCCACGATGTCGCCTACAAAGCGAAGAATAGAAATCATTTATTGGCGGGGATCGACGAATTTTTGGATGCCGTCACTGTCCTGCCACCTGGGGAGTGGGACCCGACGATAAGAATAGAACCACCTGCAGCTATTCCCTCGCAG GACACGAGAAAAAGACCGAAAGAAGAGAAACCTAAAGAGGAGGTGGACGAAGAGGCTGACGAACAAAAGCTCCGGGAGGAGTCGGGATTATCGAGAACGGGGAGATTATTCGGTGGGCTCATCAACGATATTAAGAGAAAAGCTCCGTTCTACTTTTCCGATTTCAAGGATGCAATGGCCCTTCAGTGCATCGCATCCTTTATTTTTCTGTACTTCGCTTGTCTCTCGCCCATAATCACCTTTGGAGGTCTCCTCAGTGAAGCTACCGGTAAGAACATGGCGGCCATGGAATCTCTAGTGTCTGGTTTCGTCTGTGGAGTGGGTTACGGTTTTTTCTCCGGTCAACCACTCACTATTCTTGGTTCAACGGGGCCTGTCCTCGTCTTCGAGACGATAGTCTTCGAATTTTGCAA AAAAACCGCCTGGAACTACATGTCCTTCCGGTTCTGGATCGGCTCCTGGATCGCTGGTATTCTCATAGTGCTCGTGGCCATCGATGCCAGCGCTTTCGTGTGCTACATAACGAGATTCACCGAAGAGAATTTTGCTACTTTAATAGCCTTCATCTTCATCTACAAAGCAGTGGAGAACGTCTTCGCTATTGGGAAGAAGTATCCCCTGGATACCCATGGACATGAACTCCTGGACATTAATTGCATGTGCAAACCGCCTAATAGTTCATTAACATTGCCGGGGAGCTACAGCAGTGTTAATTGGACTTCTCTGGACAAAGTTTCCTGTCAG AATTTGAACGGTACCTTAACAGGGGAGGGATGCTTAACGCCTGATTACGTGCCCGATGTGTTCCTGATGTCAATTATACTTTTCATGGGGACATTTTTGCTGTCAGTCGAACTCAAGGACTTCAAAAATGCCCTTTTCTTCCCATCAaag GTGAGACAAATCGTAAGTGACTTCGCAGTGATAATcgcgatattttcaatgtcaatACTCGATTACTACACGGGAATCGCAACTCCAAAGCTCGAAGTGCCGAGTGAATTCAAGCCAACCCTCGAGGGACGGGGTTGGATAATCTGGCCGTTCCAGGAAAATCCTTGGTGGAGTGCCATTGTCGCGTGCTTACCCGCACTACTGggaacaattttaattttcatggatCAACAGATAACTGCGGTTATCGTCAAccgaaaagaaaataaactgAAG AAAGGCTGTGGCTATCACCTCGATCTTTTCGTCCTGGCGATACTGATTGAAATCTGCTCAGTAATGGGATTACCCTGGTTCGTAGCAGCCACCGTCCTGTCAATAAATCACGTTAATTCGCTCAAACTCGAGTCCGAGTGTGCAGCACCTGGTGAAAAGCCCCaatttctgggggtccgggaacagCGTGTCACCCACATATTGATATTCCTCATGATTGGTTGCTCTGTTTTACTCACACCGATGCTCAGCCACATTCCAATGCCAGTACTATTTGGGGTATTTCTGTACATGGGCGTTGCGTCACTCAAGGGCCTCCAATTCTTCGATAGAATACTCATCATGCTCATGCCTGTCAAATATCAACCTGACTACATGTTCCTACGTCAG GTCCCCCTGAAGCGAGTTCACATGTTCACGTTAATTCAGATAACTTGTCTTGCCTGTCTCTGGACGATAAAATCGTTTAGCAGCACCTCAATCTTATTCCCGTTAATG TTGGTGGTAATGATTGGTATTCGTAAATCATTGGATCTACTTTTCACTCGTCGTGAGCTGAAGATTCTCGATGATGTTATGCCAGAGTCAACCAAGAAGCACGCCGATGATCTGCGTCAGTTGGAGAGCGGCGAG